Genomic segment of Centropristis striata isolate RG_2023a ecotype Rhode Island chromosome 21, C.striata_1.0, whole genome shotgun sequence:
GTAGTGTCCCTCAGCGGAAATGAATGATATGATCACCGGACTGCCACTTAATCAGTGTAATTAGGCCATTTgttccaaaataaaagtctctgTGTACTGTTTCCACCCCCCCCACAATAAATTATTCATGGGACGATGTTTTGTGATGATGGTTTGCCCTGGATGAATGACGATACATATAGGGTGGATGAATGAAAACCATGATACCATTAAAGATAAATATGAATTGAATGATTAGGTTACAAGCCAAGTGAATGagttttctcttagtctttttttttgttttttgtttctggtttctgtagcactttgagatttctgtatgaaaagtgctttacaaataaaatgtattattattattattattattattgataataataataataataataataataataaacagcacaaaaatatacaaagataaatgacacaataacacaaaatacaaaaaatgcacttagattaaaaaaagtaaactatGCAAAATTATATaccaagacaaaaacaacacaaaataggaCAAAATACACTGTGATGAAAACAACcccaaaatacaaagaaaatactCTCAGAAAAAAACCAAGACAGAAATACAAGTCAAATAGGTATATGctataaacaagtaaaaaaggaaaattgggTAAAATAGTCATACACcgtttatttatacatatatttccaTGATGGATAATTGCACAGGACTTTGCACTCACACGGTGACAGAGACAAAGCCTCGCCTGGAGATCTAAAGCATGCAATTTTTAGCATCttatttaaaatcacaaagtctCCCCGGCGACttgtattaatatttatgttAAAGGATACGGAGACTTATTTTAATCTTCTCTCAGCAGGTCTTTTCTGAATAATTTATGATGTTACCCGTATACGTCATCATTCCGCGATTCGCTGTGCTGCGGCATCACACAGCGACGcccttttcattttgtaaacattAGCAAGCAACTGCTGGAGACTAATGTGAGGAGACTTATGGATAGTCTTGTGAAGGTAACACATATTTTAAAACCGAAAGTCTATTTTTTCATGCTTAACGTATGGAAGAACATTTAGCGTTTTATTTGTTTGGTACTAGCCAGTTAGCATGAAACATTATGCTAAATATAAGTTAGCTAGTTGCCCACAGGGCTGTTACTACTCTATTACCTGCTAACGTTACTCTTTTGATTCCTGGCTACAGTTACGCTTTAAGCAGAACATTTTACCACACTTTAGCTGTACGTTTGGTCCAATGTATGTACTTACCCTTCATCATGAAGCCTGTCTCAAATGATTTTACAGAAGCAGGACTAAACGTCTGTAACAAAGCCCTAAATAATACGGGTCTGATGGGGTTTCGCTTAAATTCGTTCCCGTGTTTTCTCAGGTGCACGGAAGTGGCGGCTATGACTCCGACTTCAGTGATGATGATGGGCAGGAGGAGTCTTCACAGAGAGGCATTAAAAGGTAAGATGCAGACTGTTGACTTACACAGGGAATGTTGCTCTTTTTAATTCATGGGGttattatcagtggtggaatgtaactatgtacatttacttaagtactgtgcttaagtacaatATTAAGGTATGTGTGCTttactatttccattttatgtgactttatacttctactccactacattttgaggcaaatattgtactttttttccccactagatttagctgccagcttaagttacttttcagttcgagattcaacataaaaacatgatcaatttaaagtaattaagcatttttatacattcaatctcataacagtatattaagtagttaacactgcatcaataataataacccaaTAATTGGAatgttctgcataatgagtacttttacttttgacactttaagtacaatttgatacttttgtacttttacttgagtaagttttgaatgcaggacttttacttgtagtggagtaattctgcagtgtggtattaatacttcaacttaagtaaaatatctgaatactttttccaccaccgGTAGTTATTCTGTGCTGACCAAAAGCTAAACTTGGTTTTAGCTGTGTAAGAAGTCATATTTGTTATTAAATGGctataatatatatgtgtgcTTCTCCTACCATCTTTACTTTTTCTCAGTAGTTTGGGTGTAGGTAGGACAGCCTCCTCCACTAACACAAGCTTCCTGGACTATTTTGTACCTTTGTCAGGAAACGAGAGAAGGAAATCTTACAGAAGCCATTCGAGAAAGGTCGGCACTCCCAGAAGGCCCACCGGAGTTTACACTCTAATGAAGTGGACAGGTACAGTTCAATTGCAGTGTAATGCAATGCATTTCGACCCCTTTacctttactttattattttataattttgcaTCCTTATGCCAAAATCATTTAAGTTTTTTCCATCCCACAAAATCAAAGCAATTAATGGAATTTCTTATTGAGAAGTATCACATTGACATAATTATTCAGACTCTGATTGCATTTAAGGTCTGGAAACATCTCATTGATGAACAAGTGTCAAAGTAAATGTCCCTTCTGATAATATATAAGAATtgttaatattaaaattaaatcattCAATCAAATTGAAATTGTACTTGGACTTTGTCtgcattttcatgttttattactgccaaagttgaattaattttttattacattacttGCCAGCGGAAAGTAAGTTTTTGTTAATTAATGCTTCTATTAAaactaaatgggaccataactcctttttttttggaatagtTTTCCGATTGTTCTCACTTTCGATCTGTTTCAAAAAATGGGGGACTTTTAATGCTTCTCATCAAAGGCTCAATTATACTTTGCTAATCCAGAGACAAATCAAGCGCTTTGCTTTTTCTCTGCCGGCTCCATAATACAGTTATTAACACTTCTATCATGGGCAGTGTCACACACTGTCATTATTCAAcccataatttaataaaaacaacaaaatagtcAGTCAGGCAGTCAACATGATCTTTTAGATAACTATTTTCACCTGATTTTCAGAGAGGAAGCCAGGAACAGAAGAGCCCACCTGATATCACTGAATGCTGTatccttttattatttataattagtcatttttaatgatttctgtGTGAAATGATCACACAGACGAATAAACCTACtgacaataatagtaatatgataatttcatgttggtCAAGTGCTTAGTTGCCTTCATTTAAGACTAAGGAATGTGGGAAATttccctttctgtctgtctgtctgtctgtctgtctgtctgtctgtctgtctgtctgtctgtctgtctgtctgtctgtctgtctgtctgtctgtgtgtgtgtgtgtgtgtgtgtgtgtgtgtgtgtgtgcagtaattAACATTCAAAGTGAGAATGACCTTAAGCAGTCTCCAGTTTGAGCGACATAAGAAGTTTGTTGGTGACTACATACTTTATTATGGAGGACAGATGGCCGACTTCAGACGCTCTTCGTAAGTATCGTGTCTCACAGTCACACTTGACAGTCAGTCATCACGATGTCactctaaactaaaactaatgagaaTATGTTAACAATAATAGACCATTTGTTGTGCATTGTTTTGTTCCAACAAAAGTTTTAATTGCAAATTATACCAGTAGTAATTGTCTCCTTATCTGTCTTTCATTAAATCTTTTCTTTTGCCCTCAGAGCCAAAGACAAAACCGATTCTGATGTGCTGCGTGAGAATCATCGCTTCCTCTGGAGagacgaggacgaggaggacATGACATGGTGATCACGCATGATCAAACTGCTGCTTTAATATTCAGTGTGCTttgattattgttttgtttatttattattattctgttcaGGGAAAAAGAACTTGCCAAGAAGTATTACGACAAGCTGTTTAAAGAGTACTGCATAGCTGACCTCAGCAGAtacaaagaaaacaaggtgggTTGAATAAGTTAAATGATTTATTGAGTGTTTTATTAAACAGGTTAAACTTTTAAACCTCCTAGCagttttagggtgttttttttactctggtctcagctgagtcatttGTGGCTTCCTAGTTGTGATGAGAAGcccataatttaatgttttttacaggatctgtgGGTTATCTtaagtgaaatgtaaaaaaaatgagacaaaatctAAAACAAATTTTCGATAAACAACAAGAGTTGTTCGGGGGCTGTGAAACTTCAgtgataatttctgttttttcagtttctggccttgataaatggtgtaattttgccGGGGGTTTTCTgcgttaaaaaagaaaacataatttttaaacTCGCCTTTTTAAACTTCTGCAGTTCAGAGATTTTTTAGAAATGTCAAACAATGTGACAGCACATACACTAAACTGACTTTTTTGAATACAACTGCTAAACATGTTGAAAGTGTCGTACCAgtaaaatgctaaattaaaaagacagtttctGTGCTGTGTTGTTATGACCGAATTAAAATGATCACATGCGAATGCTGTGCTCTGTTCGGAGGCTGCTGTTAATTAAGATACAGTGTtaagtaatggaaaaaaatacctCTCGACACAAAGCAGAAAAATCTTTTATGTTCTTGCACCTGTTTTTCAAATTAGCTTTGGTTTCAATTAATCCCCCAGATAAAATGTGtctgttgcagcagcagcagctgaggaaAAAGGCTAAAGTAAAGCACAAGTTCACATAAGGTGAAACAGAAGTTACCACACCCACAGGAtgtagagaaagaaaacaatacaATGAGTGCAGACACCTCAGCCATCCCAGACACTGCTGCCAGGACTTGGCAAGGCGATTAATTTTTGCACTGCGCTCCAAAATGACACTAATTGTCCCACTGGTGGTGCCATGAGCAGAGGTTAAAATTTCATAACTCAGACTAATCTTCACCACCACTGGTCTGTTTGAGATAAATGTTCAGGGTGTGATGTGTTTTGGCGCCGTGCTCTGCCTCTAGTGTCCAATGGGCCATTCTGGTCTGAGGCCAGGCTTTAAAACTGACAATATGTTAAACCCAAGGGCAGTGTCCTTATGGCTCCATAGCTGCACTGCTTGGTTAAATGACTCTGTGCTCAAATATCTTTCAAGTGTGACTGTTatgaagttgacaaatttctgACAGAGCACATACTGATATAATCCACAACACCCCAATTGACTGATAATTATCAAACACCCTATCAGCTCAGTTGACTCAGAACTTGCTACATGAATCCAGATTTCCTCATAAATTACTCATATTTGTTAATGATTGCAAATGCACTGCTGAGTTACATCATTCCAACAAGTTTAGTCAAATTTTGATCCGTTGTGTAAATGAGGTATGACAGCATGCAGATGAATCACAGACAGAGTGCTCTGACAGCTATGTGAAGGcactggcaaaaaaaatactaatttctAATAATCATCTCTTCATTCATGCATACCTGTCaaattacatttacagtaaagTGGTAGAAGTAGGCCATATATCCTTCCACAACAAAACATGACAGATATAtttataaacaatatttacatGAAATTGTGTGTTATAGCAGTTACATTTTTCCACTGAAACAAATGATCTAATGATTATTCAGATACAGGGATAATACTGAGTTATGACAGGTTTCTGATTTGTTTGAACTGATGATGTTTAcattgtgttttagccacatgctaaacacaCACTTAAAGCTGTACTTTatgttctgtctttttaaatgtgtgctcAACAGTTTGGATTTCGTTGGCGGACCGAGGATGAAGTCGTTTCTGGCAAAGGTATGGcattatacacaaaaaaagttatGTGAATAACTTAACTTGTGAACTTCATTAAAGAAACAATCTTGGTAACTTAATGAAGGTATTGATATTTACTGGGACAAGTAacatgtatatagatatatatatacactagcGCTCAAATGTTTGGGGGCACCCAGAACATGTCTGTGgtattttccatgaaaacaaactgttttatttaggAAATGAGctacaaaatgaatcaaaaatatagtaaagatattgacaagggtagaaataataatttaaacctggtcaaatctccaactttacctctagatactcaactagcctgaggaaggatcattttattgcttctcaaatcataAGCTTCTTATAATgcacaggtgttttaatgatcaatttaatttcaacactataaacgtggattaacacaatgtgccactggaacacaggagtgatggttgctgacaatatataatagatatttcataagaaaatcagccttttccagctttaatagtcatctaccacattaacaatgtcttgACTGATCAATGAAatgttaattaattttaaaaaaattagcttttctttaaaaaaataaagacatttctaagcgaccccaaacttttgagcagtagtgcttataaaataataataataattaattttatttaatagggcgcctttcaaggcactcaaggtcgccttacaacatggagaaagaaaaaaaaaagcattatatccacatgttattattacttatttattctaaataaatggAGCTATTAGATATGCACttgtaaaaataagaaaaacttgCAGTGCTAATAGAGCTGTTTCAACGGAACATAGCTAATACtgactttttcctttttatggaAAAGCGGGTAATTGGATTTTCCAGTTAATATGGTTAAAGAAAGGGATTCTACTGCACACTTAGTTTTagcaggtttgtgtgtgttcacactGGAAAAGAATTGTAATTTCCTGTTGCAATAATGATAATGCCGTTACTATGCCAACTGCTAAAACACCATACTATGATGATCAGTATGCAGTACACTGTATATAATAAGTATGCAGTGTGGATATGTAAAATGCCTCTTTCTCCTAATAGTATGCCCACAAAACTGTTCACAACCTTATCCACTAGATGGCGACAGAGATTTACACAGCAGTACataacataaagtggacataaTGTCTCTCCACATGAAAGATCATACAAACATGCTTGTTTCACTTCACTTTGACTAATTAGCTCGTCAGAATCAAAAATCACAGACAGGTCCTGCATGCctaacattttgttttcctgtttatGTCTCACACCGAAAGAAAAACCTAATTTCACCTCTGCACTTGTGATGGAGCCTGCTTTGACAGTTTGGCACTGCTTTGATGATTAATTGTTCAGGATTAGTACAACACCTCTCTGTCTACTGTTGGTGTGACAGTGAAAGATATTTATAGGTTTACCAGGAGGGACAATATCAGCAACTCAGTGAGGGTAAACCTGCCTCGGCACCTCATTGATATGCTTCGAGACTCTCGCGTACAATTTACATTTGAATAATTTGCTTCCGTTTGCATCAATGCTGCCTCACAAACAGTATGTCTGAGAAAGCTGACTAAGCCAATATATTGTTCCAGATTAAGAGTGTGTAATCCTGGTCTCTGACAGTTCACCCCCTGCAGCAATACTCTACAGGAAGTGGGATTAGATCGGGTCAGAAGCACTTCACTTCAGGCTGACACGTCTGTGATTTGTTTACATTAATGATTCCCACAGAAATACTTCTTAAGCACTATTTAGAGTACGGGACACTAAACTCTCCGGTGAAATCAATACTAATCTAATCCTGTAAGGAAGACCCAAAGTCCTCATTCAGATgcggagaaaaaaaagcttgtgCAAAGTGAAAAGGTGTTGCAAGTTACAGGTGGAAGAAGTGTTTATCATGGCTTTATTGTTCAATTAGTAACACAGggaataaatgtttttagtcCAGGATCAGGTGTAGTGCTTCTCTGATGACCAGACTCCGTTTCTGCTTACAGATAAATTAACAACTCTGACTTTTTCCAATTGAAATCTCCTTATAAAATGGACAATGCACTTGCAGCTCAGCCACGGACACCTTTTTGGAAATCATCCACTTATCATCCGTGCGCTTCAGGTCATGTTGGTATTAGGCAATGCTGTCTACTCTTCACCCAATCAGGTGGATTATGAAGAGCGCTGAGCTTTCTTTTCATGGCCATGCTGTGATACCGGATGAAGGAATGTGCAGTGCTGAAAGCTTTCGGTCTTTCTTCTTTTAGACGTTTTTAATGCCTTTCTTTCCTTTAAAAAGCGAAGGAGAAAGAGCAGGAAAATATTATGTCCTTGAATCAAGTACATGAGAGCAGGATCACATGTTATCCCTGCATCTAAAGGAATCCTTGAAGAATGAGATTTGCTTTTACTTCTTGCTCATCTTCCTCCCATTCTGTGTCTGGTTCAGAAACATTCATACCTCTGAAAGATTCACATGAATTCTTTCTATTTGTGTGTGAGGGAAAGAGAATGCAGAATGAAGCCTTTGAGCTCTAAAGAGGGCCTGTAAACAGACTGTTAATGTGCCTGGtggagcttattttctgcacaaacaaaaggcatgtttaaaacatagaaacagaATAACTTCATTATTCTATTTCTTTGGTTTGAAAGGGATATTTTTGTAAACCCatcattaaataagcacattgAATTCTAAAATGTGTCCTGAGAGTCTTTTATGCTGGAGGAGATATACATGTAGGCATGCAGGCACTTCATTCcaagtcatgtttttcagtggaTTTCCCTTCTGATCTTTAGTCTTGCTGTCAAGAGGGAGTCAAAGGTCAAAGATAGTTGAGGCCAGGCCCATTTTGGATGGGCCTCTTGTCAAACTATGTCTTGTGGACTTGGCTTATATAACTTTCCTGTcttaagaaatgttttttttaacatgcttgccaccacacacacactgtcggCAATCAAGATTGACCCACCTCTGCTGCCTTTGGCTATGTGAGGCAACTTTAAGCCTGAACTTTGATATTATAGTTTCCAGAAGTTGCTGACCTTCTGACCTtaaatcagttattattattttagtttgtGATACTATATTAATTTAGCTTGCTTTTGCCTTTTGCTTTTGCTTGAGTTGTCTTCTGTTTACCTGATGCTACCTCttctttagttagttttcagttTCATACACAGCATTTGGTATTGTCAAATCCTATTACATTCTGGCTCTTtccattcattttctgttttaatataaaaaaaagtgatagcCCCT
This window contains:
- the fra10ac1 gene encoding protein FRA10AC1; amino-acid sequence: MDSLVKVHGSGGYDSDFSDDDGQEESSQRGIKRKREKEILQKPFEKGRHSQKAHRSLHSNEVDREEARNRRAHLISLNAFERHKKFVGDYILYYGGQMADFRRSSAKDKTDSDVLRENHRFLWRDEDEEDMTWEKELAKKYYDKLFKEYCIADLSRYKENKFGFRWRTEDEVVSGKGQFQCGNKRCEKQEGLKSWEVNFAYVEHGEKKNALVKLRLCPECSFKLNYHHKRKEVKAKTKGISQENQEPPEKKKKSKKKRSSSHSKKHKHKRRRDRSAYSSSSEESQDSDKDSEAGDEPEGQSEADHWRGPAPAIEEKSREEEFDEYFEDMFL